The following coding sequences are from one Bacteroidota bacterium window:
- a CDS encoding T9SS type A sorting domain-containing protein, translated as MKKFLFLIGSFIIINVASGQISNGGFESYSSLPTCPSNYAITKATNWYGLKSSYPYSNCNSTTDVTSTLPDYFNSTAGGTSSCQVSTARTGTGYAHIEYRGFAPTSTASAEYIYQTVSVTSGRTYRITAYVNTLVAGWDPMNLFSITMVNTSVGSSASAILGNVRSQGTVLTSSTSVAGGFYRVEYDWTAPSTTTYYLVMGCNVFCNDGNYSDLRHFIIDDVSMNCAANAGSDKSFTCSCCSGGCVGVTIGTTASGSTYSWSPTTGLACSTCATTNAIPTSSFTTYTLTVSGSDCTTSTDDVLVTKYASFSCCPPKSMNSNSEEVMSKMTIYPNPSSDGKLIIDINQIEVSGEIEVFNISGKTVLKKAISSNNVVVDLSGEPKGAYRVKATINGEVTIKNVIVK; from the coding sequence ATGAAAAAGTTTCTTTTTTTAATTGGCTCATTTATTATAATAAATGTAGCTTCTGGACAAATTTCAAATGGAGGATTTGAAAGCTACAGCTCTCTTCCAACGTGTCCGAGTAACTATGCAATTACGAAAGCGACAAATTGGTATGGTTTAAAAAGTTCATATCCATATTCAAATTGTAACTCAACAACAGATGTGACAAGCACTTTGCCTGATTATTTTAATTCAACAGCGGGTGGTACATCGTCTTGTCAAGTAAGCACAGCGAGAACAGGTACAGGTTATGCGCATATTGAATATAGAGGTTTTGCTCCTACTTCTACGGCAAGTGCGGAGTATATCTATCAGACTGTTTCAGTAACTTCAGGCAGAACGTATCGAATTACAGCCTATGTAAATACGTTAGTTGCCGGCTGGGATCCAATGAATCTTTTTAGTATTACAATGGTGAATACTTCCGTTGGCTCTTCTGCAAGTGCAATTCTTGGGAATGTTAGATCACAGGGCACAGTATTAACTTCATCGACAAGTGTAGCCGGTGGATTTTATCGAGTTGAATACGATTGGACTGCTCCTTCTACAACCACCTATTATCTTGTGATGGGCTGTAATGTATTTTGCAATGATGGAAATTATAGTGATTTGCGACACTTTATAATTGATGATGTTTCAATGAATTGTGCGGCAAATGCAGGAAGTGATAAGTCGTTTACTTGTTCATGCTGTTCAGGAGGTTGCGTTGGTGTTACGATAGGTACTACTGCTTCGGGGTCTACTTATAGCTGGTCACCTACAACCGGATTAGCCTGTTCAACTTGCGCAACAACAAATGCGATTCCAACTTCATCGTTTACAACGTATACACTTACTGTTTCCGGTTCTGATTGTACTACAAGTACGGATGATGTTTTAGTAACAAAGTATGCGAGTTTTAGCTGTTGCCCCCCAAAGAGTATGAATTCAAATTCAGAAGAGGTAATGAGTAAAATGACAATTTATCCAAACCCTAGTAGTGATGGTAAACTTATAATTGATATCAATCAAATTGAGGTTTCAGGAGAGATTGAAGTATTCAATATATCCGGTAAGACTGTTCTCAAGAAAGCAATTTCTTCAAATAATGTAGTTGTTGATTTATCTGGAGAACCCAAAGGAGCATATCGTGTGAAAGCAACAATTAATGGTGAGGTGACAATAAAAAATGTGATTGTAAAATAG
- a CDS encoding T9SS type A sorting domain-containing protein, producing MKKLLIFIFLSISAFSFASHNMGGDITYRYIGSASFPNRYEIIVTTYTKWLDSTSVDRCELKFIFGAGDSALVERVNGLSVNCPSAHDGELIGGCTGNVRMNLYTTSHDFPSNGIYTISIEDYNRSSGICNLIDSENQSFFLQTELIINPFLGSNNAPDYTSIPVICVANGIISYYNPSAIEPDGDSLYYELIPPIANGVSTVLYAYPPSSSSFSINNLSGTVTWDHPMVICYYIFDIRISEWRKISGTYYLVGKTMQEVWAEVSVLGGIKENNPSVSITAFPNPSSGFINFKIESEDQNSEYELNISNSLGQTIQTIAIKNNLATLDEGELSAGMYFYSLTNKRAIVNKGKFVILQGNMK from the coding sequence ATGAAAAAATTATTGATTTTCATTTTTCTGTCAATTTCTGCCTTTAGTTTCGCTAGCCATAATATGGGAGGAGATATTACCTATAGGTACATAGGAAGTGCTTCATTCCCTAACAGGTACGAAATCATTGTAACGACTTATACAAAATGGTTAGATTCTACAAGTGTAGACAGATGTGAACTGAAGTTTATTTTTGGTGCTGGTGACAGTGCTCTTGTTGAGCGCGTTAATGGGCTTAGCGTTAATTGTCCATCGGCACATGACGGAGAATTAATCGGTGGATGCACAGGAAATGTAAGGATGAATCTCTATACAACTTCCCATGATTTTCCTAGTAATGGAATTTATACAATATCGATTGAAGACTACAACAGAAGTTCAGGAATATGTAATCTCATTGATTCTGAAAACCAATCCTTTTTTTTGCAGACAGAACTAATTATCAATCCATTCTTGGGTAGCAATAATGCACCCGATTACACATCCATTCCTGTAATCTGTGTTGCAAATGGCATCATTTCTTACTACAATCCATCAGCAATAGAACCCGATGGAGATAGTTTGTATTATGAATTGATTCCACCAATAGCTAATGGAGTATCGACTGTACTCTATGCTTATCCGCCATCAAGCAGTTCGTTTAGCATAAACAATTTATCTGGAACAGTAACCTGGGATCATCCAATGGTGATTTGCTATTACATATTTGACATCCGTATTTCCGAATGGAGAAAGATTTCTGGCACCTATTATCTGGTTGGGAAAACCATGCAGGAAGTCTGGGCAGAAGTATCGGTATTGGGTGGAATTAAAGAAAATAATCCAAGCGTTTCAATAACAGCATTTCCAAACCCATCTAGCGGTTTTATCAATTTCAAAATTGAGAGTGAAGACCAAAACTCGGAATACGAATTGAACATCAGTAATTCGTTGGGACAAACCATTCAAACAATCGCAATAAAGAACAATTTAGCGACTTTAGATGAAGGTGAACTTTCAGCAGGAATGTATTTTTATAGCCTTACAAACAAAAGAGCAATTGTAAACAAAGGGAAATTTGTTATTTTACAAGGTAATATGAAATAA
- a CDS encoding gliding motility-associated C-terminal domain-containing protein: protein MKKHLLSILLLLIGFSNAFATHNRAGEITYKYIGTTANPYKYKIIVTTYTKFVTSSTSNTDKCELMVLFGDGDSASAPRVNGPAGDCSPLKNGVMIGIDTRLNVYETEHNYAGPGNYIISMEDPNRNSGICNIVSSVDVSFFLRTELVISPFLVQNNSPTLLNPPIDNACVGVCFEHNPGAYDIDGDSLHYSLSVCYANGLPLALWSYPPNMNASSINPLTGDLVWCVPTMICEYNVAIVIKEYRLLPGTSTRYYIGSVLRDMQIDVKPCINDAPIFTPVNDTCVIAGSNLNFNVFATDPQANLLTITATGGPLLSTETPPASFTSFPGIGAASGTFNWNPSCTQLQLLPYLITFKATDGDLSTPLVNFESMFIRVIAPAPTGLTAVPSGSSILLNWNYPFCDSTGSNPLKKFYIYRKNTCDPWTPGPCETGVPSYTGYTLIGTTNYTITNFIDNNGGAGLINGVDYSYIVVAYYVDGSQSIASDHVCAQLVRDVPIMTNVSVMTTNTSTGTIWTHWVKPIGNSANLDTIINPPPYEYRLMKATGFNPPATAYTLETTYTFGSYTAMTDTGFVSNGLNTEGTPYTFKVDFYSNGIYKGSTQTASSVFLSSTPADKQVNLTWQHFVPWNNYEYFIYRETSPGSTVFNLIDSTTALTYADTGLVNEVEYCYRILAVGEYSDTLLPKPLRNYSQINCETPVDIVPPCAPPFDVVTDCEATQNTITWVNPNTFCSDQDAVQINIYFSPNVTDPMQLVYSTTDMSLTSYTLPVYYFEGVVSIAGCYAVTAVDSALTPNESVIVNRICVDNCPEYELPNVFTPNDDGKNDFFTPLPDWRFVKDVDIKIFDRWGLEMFSTDDPNVLWDGKNKDTKQFCSDGTYFYVCTVNEIRIDGIKPRVLKGFVQIIKEGSNPAQ from the coding sequence ATGAAAAAACATTTACTCTCCATACTTCTTCTTTTGATTGGTTTTTCCAATGCATTTGCGACACATAATCGTGCTGGAGAAATCACTTATAAATACATTGGTACTACTGCCAATCCATATAAGTATAAAATCATTGTCACCACCTATACCAAATTTGTAACTAGCTCTACTTCTAATACTGATAAATGCGAATTGATGGTATTGTTTGGCGATGGCGACAGTGCTTCTGCACCACGCGTAAATGGACCAGCAGGTGACTGTTCTCCTCTTAAAAATGGTGTGATGATTGGCATCGATACTCGCCTCAACGTTTATGAAACAGAACATAATTATGCCGGACCTGGTAACTACATTATTAGTATGGAAGACCCAAACAGAAATTCAGGCATTTGTAACATCGTTAGCTCCGTTGATGTTTCTTTCTTCCTTCGTACCGAATTAGTGATCTCTCCTTTTTTAGTCCAGAACAATTCACCCACTTTGCTCAATCCCCCCATCGACAATGCTTGTGTGGGTGTCTGTTTCGAACACAACCCGGGTGCATACGATATTGATGGAGATAGTTTGCATTATAGTTTAAGTGTTTGCTACGCAAATGGATTACCACTTGCTTTGTGGAGTTATCCACCCAACATGAACGCCAGCAGCATCAATCCGTTAACAGGTGATTTGGTTTGGTGTGTACCCACCATGATTTGCGAATACAACGTAGCAATTGTCATCAAGGAATACCGCTTGTTACCGGGTACCTCAACGCGTTATTATATTGGTTCCGTTTTACGTGATATGCAAATTGATGTAAAACCTTGTATCAACGATGCTCCGATATTTACTCCTGTAAACGATACCTGCGTGATTGCTGGGAGCAATTTAAATTTCAATGTTTTTGCAACAGATCCACAAGCCAACCTGCTTACAATTACAGCAACCGGTGGTCCACTTTTATCAACCGAAACACCACCTGCAAGTTTTACTTCATTCCCAGGAATTGGAGCTGCAAGTGGAACCTTCAACTGGAACCCAAGCTGTACACAACTTCAATTATTACCTTACCTCATTACATTTAAAGCAACGGATGGTGATTTGTCTACCCCTTTGGTGAATTTTGAATCCATGTTTATTCGAGTGATTGCACCTGCTCCAACTGGCTTAACAGCAGTTCCAAGCGGATCAAGCATTCTCCTCAACTGGAATTATCCGTTCTGCGATAGCACTGGAAGCAATCCGCTTAAAAAGTTTTATATCTATCGAAAAAACACTTGTGACCCTTGGACACCCGGACCATGTGAAACAGGAGTGCCCAGCTATACCGGCTACACACTTATTGGTACTACCAATTATACCATCACCAACTTTATTGATAATAATGGTGGTGCAGGCTTAATCAATGGCGTAGATTATTCCTATATCGTTGTTGCTTATTATGTTGATGGCTCGCAAAGTATTGCATCGGATCACGTATGTGCCCAATTGGTAAGGGATGTTCCGATTATGACCAATGTGAGTGTGATGACAACCAACACCAGCACAGGAACCATTTGGACACACTGGGTAAAGCCGATAGGTAATTCAGCCAATCTGGATACCATTATCAATCCGCCACCTTACGAATACCGCTTAATGAAAGCAACCGGCTTTAATCCTCCGGCTACAGCATATACATTGGAAACAACTTATACATTTGGTTCTTATACGGCCATGACCGATACCGGATTTGTTAGCAACGGATTAAATACGGAAGGCACACCATATACCTTTAAAGTAGATTTCTATTCAAACGGAATTTATAAAGGCTCTACACAAACAGCATCATCGGTATTTTTAAGCTCTACGCCTGCCGACAAACAAGTAAATTTAACTTGGCAACATTTTGTTCCTTGGAACAATTATGAATATTTTATTTACAGAGAAACCAGTCCGGGCTCTACCGTATTCAATTTAATTGACAGCACCACCGCATTAACATACGCGGATACCGGCTTGGTGAACGAAGTTGAATATTGTTACAGAATATTAGCCGTTGGTGAATATTCCGATACATTACTTCCTAAACCATTGCGTAACTATTCACAAATTAATTGTGAAACCCCGGTTGATATTGTTCCACCATGCGCACCACCATTTGATGTGGTAACGGATTGTGAAGCAACACAAAATACCATTACATGGGTAAACCCAAATACATTCTGTAGTGATCAGGATGCGGTGCAAATCAATATTTATTTTTCACCGAATGTAACCGACCCAATGCAATTGGTGTATAGCACAACGGATATGAGCTTAACAAGCTATACACTTCCGGTGTATTATTTCGAAGGTGTTGTATCCATAGCAGGCTGCTATGCTGTAACAGCAGTTGATTCGGCATTAACCCCTAACGAGAGCGTAATTGTAAATAGAATTTGTGTTGACAATTGTCCGGAATACGAATTACCAAACGTATTCACTCCAAACGATGATGGTAAAAATGATTTCTTTACACCACTTCCAGACTGGCGTTTTGTAAAAGATGTCGACATCAAAATTTTTGATCGTTGGGGATTGGAAATGTTCTCAACCGATGATCCAAATGTATTATGGGATGGTAAAAATAAGGACACAAAACAATTCTGTTCTGATGGCACCTATTTTTATGTATGTACCGTAAACGAAATTCGTATTGACGGCATCAAACCTCGTGTATTAAAAGGGTTTGTTCAAATCATCAAAGAAGGATCAAATCCTGCACAATAA
- a CDS encoding riboflavin synthase codes for MFSGIIEVLGEVVGIQKEQSNLHLTVKSLFTHELKIDQSVAHNGVCLTVVGIQNDTYTVTAIDETIKKTNIGLLNKGDVINLERCLKVGDRLDGHIVQGHVDQRAVCTKMEETDGSWTFTFEYDATKGNVTVEKGSVCVNGVSLTVVNSKDNSFSVCIIPYTFEHTNFKTITPGAIVNIEFDIVGKYIAKMLPKA; via the coding sequence ATGTTTTCCGGAATTATAGAAGTACTTGGGGAAGTTGTTGGCATTCAAAAAGAGCAAAGCAATTTACACCTTACCGTAAAATCACTGTTCACACACGAACTCAAGATTGATCAAAGTGTTGCACACAATGGCGTTTGTTTGACCGTTGTTGGCATCCAAAACGACACCTACACCGTTACTGCAATTGACGAAACCATCAAAAAAACAAACATCGGTTTACTCAACAAAGGAGATGTAATCAACTTGGAACGTTGTTTAAAAGTAGGCGACCGACTGGATGGACATATCGTTCAAGGACACGTAGATCAACGTGCCGTTTGCACCAAAATGGAAGAAACTGATGGTAGCTGGACGTTCACATTTGAATACGATGCCACAAAAGGCAATGTAACCGTTGAAAAAGGATCTGTTTGTGTGAATGGTGTGAGTTTGACTGTGGTTAATTCAAAAGACAATTCCTTTTCCGTTTGTATCATTCCATATACGTTTGAACATACCAATTTCAAAACAATCACCCCCGGTGCCATTGTCAACATTGAGTTTGACATTGTAGGAAAGTACATCGCCAAAATGTTACCGAAAGCTTAA
- a CDS encoding T9SS type A sorting domain-containing protein, with amino-acid sequence MKKTTLIKLLFIGFVLQVSLASAQATYTDIYNIFQANCTTCHDASSPAGGLNLIAPSATVYTSLVNVNPSNPAALARGDKRIKPGDPHRSFLLRKCQNGLDPDNGLVSAAEGNVMPDGVGATPLTNKEIELIRQWIYAGAPQTGVVVDTAVVNQYYNGYGITSVAPAHPLPTAPGSFQVHVGKIFLGESSEVEYFLKHNLNLPDTLEVNRIELFLSTQSHHFIIHKFLPGAAASFTDALRIQNPSTGAGSSDGYNTMVSAFQASRNDVLPITTAYQWETSTVLDLNHHFFNSNPDSVLATDVYFNVYTQPKGTAAKIMYSDIITNTSIFIPNNSTDVTFTRADYNASASNMWNIWLLSSHTHKYGVDFDIFLRNPGGSTGTQVYEGYYNNDYTFNQGYYDWEHPPVRLFDPLLDVNPRDGLIQQAKFNNGGPASVFFGLTTNDEMMLYFVQYTLGTSIVGINENSAIENKINLNAYPNPFSANTQISYDLKENATVNVAVYDVLGNKVETLVNENQNSGNHVIDYAAKNKAKGIYLVAVTIDGQVYTKRIVLTN; translated from the coding sequence ATGAAAAAAACTACTCTTATTAAGTTATTATTTATCGGCTTTGTTCTGCAAGTCTCTTTGGCTTCAGCTCAAGCAACCTACACCGATATCTACAATATTTTTCAAGCAAATTGCACCACATGTCACGATGCAAGTAGCCCTGCTGGTGGATTAAATTTAATTGCTCCTTCGGCTACGGTATACACCAGTTTAGTGAATGTGAACCCAAGTAATCCTGCTGCATTGGCAAGAGGCGACAAACGCATCAAACCGGGTGATCCACACAGAAGCTTTTTGTTACGTAAATGTCAAAATGGTTTGGATCCTGACAATGGATTGGTTTCTGCGGCAGAAGGAAATGTAATGCCGGATGGCGTAGGTGCTACTCCATTAACAAACAAAGAAATTGAATTAATCCGTCAGTGGATTTATGCCGGTGCTCCTCAAACAGGAGTTGTGGTAGATACTGCGGTTGTGAATCAATATTATAACGGGTACGGAATTACAAGCGTTGCTCCTGCACATCCATTGCCAACTGCTCCTGGGTCTTTCCAAGTACACGTTGGGAAAATCTTTTTAGGTGAAAGTTCTGAAGTAGAATATTTCTTAAAACACAATTTGAATTTACCGGACACATTGGAAGTAAATCGCATTGAATTGTTTTTGTCAACACAATCACATCACTTCATCATCCATAAATTTTTACCGGGTGCTGCAGCAAGCTTTACCGATGCATTGCGTATTCAAAATCCATCAACCGGTGCTGGCTCTTCCGATGGCTACAACACCATGGTGAGTGCATTCCAAGCATCTCGCAACGATGTATTGCCAATAACAACTGCTTATCAATGGGAAACAAGTACTGTATTGGATTTGAATCACCACTTCTTTAATTCAAACCCCGATTCAGTTTTAGCTACCGATGTGTATTTTAATGTCTACACACAACCAAAAGGAACAGCTGCTAAAATTATGTACAGCGATATTATTACCAACACCAGTATTTTTATTCCGAACAACAGTACCGATGTAACCTTTACAAGAGCAGATTACAATGCAAGTGCTTCAAACATGTGGAACATTTGGTTGCTTTCGTCACATACACATAAATACGGAGTGGACTTCGATATCTTTTTAAGAAATCCAGGCGGAAGTACCGGCACGCAAGTGTATGAAGGATATTACAACAACGACTACACCTTCAATCAAGGTTACTACGATTGGGAACATCCTCCTGTTCGATTATTCGATCCATTGCTGGATGTAAATCCAAGAGATGGCTTGATTCAACAAGCGAAATTTAACAATGGTGGTCCTGCTTCTGTATTCTTTGGATTAACAACCAACGATGAAATGATGTTGTACTTTGTACAATACACATTAGGAACTTCCATTGTAGGAATCAATGAAAATTCCGCGATTGAAAACAAAATCAATTTAAATGCATATCCGAATCCATTCAGCGCAAACACACAAATCTCTTACGATTTAAAAGAGAATGCAACTGTGAATGTAGCCGTTTATGATGTATTGGGTAACAAAGTAGAAACACTTGTCAACGAAAATCAAAACAGTGGCAATCATGTAATTGATTATGCTGCAAAAAACAAAGCAAAAGGAATTTATCTTGTTGCCGTTACCATTGACGGGCAAGTGTATACCAAACGAATTGTTTTAACTAACTAA
- the metF gene encoding methylenetetrahydrofolate reductase [NAD(P)H] — protein MKVTDHIKQAQSTLFSIEILPPLKGKSIQSIFDGIDPLMEFKPSFVDVTYHREEYLYKKREGGYLEKVSIRKRPGTVGICAAIMNKYHVDAVPHIICGGFSKEETENALIDLHFLGIDNVLALRGDSIKSEPEFVPEPGGHTYAIDLVKQIGNMNKGKYIDEDLADVAPTNFCIGVAGYPEKHFEAPNMISDMKHLKAKIDAGSEYIVTQMFFDNSQYFEYLKKCKEQNINVPIIPGLKIITTKKQATVLPKIFKIDVPQALLEEIEKCKTDAEVKEVGIEWCIQQSKELIKAGAPCLHYYTMGTSEVTRRVASKVF, from the coding sequence ATGAAAGTAACTGATCACATCAAACAAGCTCAATCGACCTTGTTCTCCATCGAAATTCTTCCACCATTAAAAGGAAAAAGCATTCAATCTATTTTTGACGGAATTGATCCGTTGATGGAATTTAAACCTTCGTTTGTAGATGTGACCTACCACCGCGAAGAGTATTTGTACAAAAAACGCGAAGGTGGTTACTTGGAAAAAGTAAGCATTCGTAAGCGTCCGGGGACGGTTGGGATTTGTGCAGCCATTATGAATAAATATCATGTGGATGCTGTTCCTCATATTATTTGTGGTGGTTTTAGTAAAGAAGAAACAGAAAATGCATTGATTGATTTGCACTTTTTAGGGATTGATAATGTATTGGCTTTACGAGGCGATTCGATTAAAAGTGAACCAGAGTTTGTTCCGGAGCCGGGTGGACATACCTATGCCATTGATTTGGTAAAACAAATCGGGAACATGAACAAAGGCAAATACATTGATGAAGATTTGGCCGATGTTGCACCCACCAATTTTTGTATTGGTGTTGCCGGTTATCCCGAAAAACATTTTGAAGCACCTAATATGATTTCAGACATGAAACATCTGAAAGCAAAGATTGATGCTGGTTCGGAGTATATTGTCACTCAAATGTTTTTTGATAATTCACAATATTTTGAATACTTGAAAAAATGCAAGGAGCAGAATATTAATGTTCCGATTATTCCGGGATTAAAAATTATTACAACAAAAAAACAAGCAACGGTGCTTCCTAAAATTTTTAAGATTGATGTGCCGCAAGCCTTGTTGGAAGAGATTGAAAAATGTAAAACGGATGCGGAAGTTAAAGAAGTAGGTATAGAGTGGTGCATTCAACAATCAAAAGAATTGATTAAAGCAGGAGCACCTTGTTTACACTATTATACAATGGGAACTTCGGAAGTAACACGAAGAGTAGCGAGTAAGGTTTTTTAA
- the lepA gene encoding elongation factor 4, giving the protein MENIRNFCIIAHIDHGKSTLADRLLEYTNTISKRDMQAQVLDDMDLEKERGITIKSHAIQMDYELNGKKYIFNLIDTPGHVDFSYEVSRSIAACEGALLIVDAAQGIQAQTISNLYLALENDLEIIPILNKIDLPSAEPEMVKDQIVDLLGCKREEIMAASGKTGTGVHEILAAIVDRIPAPKGDPSAPLQALIFDSVFNSFRGIIAYFKIVNGTLKKGERVKFVNTGAEYNADEIGVLKLKQEPRNQVNTGDVGYIISGIKDAREVKVGDTITTTNNPCEAGIQGFEDVKPMVFAGIYPVDTEDFEELRYSMEKLQLNDASLTWEPESSAALGFGFRCGFLGMLHMEIIQERLEREFNMTVITTVPNVSYHAYTAKGDKLLVNNPSDLPDPSKLDRVEEPYIKAQVITKAEFVGPIMSLCINKRGIIVNQNYLTTDRVELIFEMPLGEIVFDFYDRLKTISKGYASFDYSPLDYRSSDLVKMDILLNAEPVDALSSLIHRDNAYDFGKKMCEKLKELIPRQQFEIPIQAAIGAKIIARETIKAMRKDVTAKCYGGDISRKRKLLEKQKEGKKRMRSVGSVEIPQSAFMAVLKLND; this is encoded by the coding sequence ATGGAGAACATTAGAAATTTTTGCATCATTGCCCACATCGATCACGGAAAGAGTACCCTTGCCGACCGTTTGCTTGAATATACCAATACCATCAGCAAACGCGACATGCAAGCGCAAGTGCTCGATGATATGGATTTGGAAAAAGAACGCGGAATCACCATTAAGAGTCATGCCATTCAAATGGACTATGAACTAAATGGTAAAAAATATATTTTCAATTTAATTGATACTCCCGGACACGTAGATTTCTCTTACGAAGTTTCCCGCTCCATTGCTGCTTGCGAAGGCGCCTTGTTAATTGTAGATGCCGCTCAAGGAATTCAAGCACAAACCATCTCTAACTTATACTTAGCGCTTGAAAATGATTTAGAGATTATTCCTATCCTAAACAAAATCGATTTACCGAGTGCTGAGCCCGAAATGGTAAAAGATCAAATTGTGGATTTATTGGGTTGTAAACGCGAAGAAATTATGGCGGCATCCGGAAAAACTGGAACCGGTGTTCACGAAATATTAGCAGCTATTGTTGACCGTATCCCTGCTCCAAAAGGTGACCCCAGCGCTCCCCTGCAAGCATTAATTTTCGATTCAGTATTTAACTCCTTCAGAGGGATTATCGCTTATTTTAAAATTGTAAATGGTACTCTTAAAAAAGGAGAACGTGTAAAATTTGTGAATACAGGTGCCGAATACAATGCCGATGAAATTGGTGTTCTCAAATTAAAACAAGAACCCCGAAACCAAGTAAATACAGGTGATGTAGGGTATATCATTTCCGGAATTAAAGATGCACGTGAAGTAAAAGTAGGTGATACCATCACCACCACCAACAACCCTTGCGAAGCAGGCATACAAGGTTTTGAAGATGTAAAACCAATGGTGTTTGCGGGTATTTATCCGGTGGATACCGAAGACTTTGAAGAATTACGTTACTCCATGGAGAAATTGCAATTGAACGATGCCTCCTTAACATGGGAGCCGGAATCTTCTGCTGCTTTGGGGTTCGGTTTCCGTTGCGGATTCCTCGGCATGTTGCATATGGAAATTATTCAAGAACGCTTGGAACGTGAGTTTAACATGACCGTTATCACAACGGTTCCCAACGTTTCCTACCATGCATATACTGCTAAAGGCGATAAATTATTAGTAAACAATCCTTCCGATTTACCGGATCCTAGTAAACTGGACCGCGTGGAAGAACCGTATATCAAAGCTCAAGTAATTACCAAAGCCGAATTTGTTGGCCCCATCATGAGCTTGTGTATCAACAAACGTGGTATCATTGTAAATCAAAATTATTTGACCACCGACCGCGTTGAATTAATTTTTGAAATGCCGTTGGGTGAAATTGTATTCGATTTTTACGACCGCCTAAAAACCATTTCAAAAGGATATGCCTCCTTCGATTATTCTCCGTTAGATTACCGCTCATCCGACTTGGTAAAAATGGATATTCTTTTAAATGCTGAACCGGTTGATGCGTTGTCATCGTTGATTCACCGCGACAATGCCTACGACTTCGGTAAAAAAATGTGTGAGAAATTAAAAGAATTAATCCCACGTCAGCAATTCGAAATTCCTATTCAAGCCGCTATCGGAGCAAAAATTATTGCCCGCGAAACCATCAAAGCCATGCGTAAAGATGTGACCGCTAAATGTTATGGTGGTGATATTTCACGTAAACGTAAATTGTTGGAAAAACAAAAAGAAGGAAAGAAACGGATGCGTTCGGTTGGTAGTGTAGAGATTCCACAAAGTGCATTTATGGCTGTGTTGAAGTTGAACGATTAA